AGACGTCTGCCTTCTTGGTGGCGCCCTCGTAGAGCGAGTACTTGGTGACCGGCGGGTCCATGGTGATCGCGTTCCAGTGCACCGGAACGCTCGTGGTGGACACGGCTCCGTCGAGGGCCAGGCCGGTGGGTGCGACTGGGGCGGCCGGCACGGGGACGGTGCCTGCGAGCGCGTTGGAGGCCGGGCCGACACCGAGGGAGTTGCCGGCGACGACGGTGAACGAGTAAGCCTGGGCCGCCTGGTAGGAGAGCGTGACGTGCGGGGCGGTGCCGAGCGGGGCGTCGACCGTGGCGACCTTGCGGGTGCCGTCGTAGACCGCGTAGTACGTCGGTGAGCCGTTGACGGAGCCGATGGACGGCGCAACCAGGGTGAGTTTGACCTGGCCGCCGACGATCGGGGACACGGTGAGCGTGGGTGTGCCCGCCTTGCCCGGGGCGGCGGTGGCCGGGGGGATCTGGCTGCGCAGAACCGTGGAGAACGGGCCGGTGGCGGTGCCGTTGGCGTCCGTGCGTACCGCCCTCACCTTGAGGGCCAGGCGCTGGTCGGGGGTGGTGAAGTTGGGGGTGGTGAAGGTGACGGTCTGGCTCGTGCCGCCGGGCTGGTTGATCTCGCCGAGCTTGACGTCGCCCTCGTTGAGGCCGGGACGGGACAGATCCATGGGGACGTCGGTCTCGCGGGACGCGTTGTTGTAGACCTCGTACTTGGTGACGTTGAGCTGCTTGTTCCACCGCAGGGTGACGGCCCCGCCGCCGCTGGAGGTGATGACCGGCAGCGGGCCCCCGAACTGGAGGTCGTTCACGGGGCCGGGCGGGATGGTGTTGTGCTGCTGATCGAAACCGATGGCCGGAGTGGTGACGGTCAGCTCGTCGGAGGCCGGGCCGTACACGTTGTCGTCGTTGTACGCCTCGACCGTGATGGTGTACTCGGTCTCCGGCTCGATGCGCGTCCACTGCGGGTGTACGGGGTCGGTGCGGTCCCAGTAGCCGGTGACCAGCGCGTCGGTGTCTCCGCCGGGCACGATGACGTCGCCTTCGCCGACGACCGTGACGCGGTGGCCGGCGATGTAGATGTGGTCCAGGCCCCGGGAGCCGAGGTTGTACCCGCCGGCGTCGGGCAGCGGCGGCATGGGCGGCATCTGGGAGTGCGCCGCGATCTCACCGATGTTGGAGTGCCAGTAGAGCTGGATCTCGCGCGGCTGGACGCGGCCGGCGCCGGTGTCCTCGCCCTCGGCGGTCTTGTACCAGGTGGGCTTGGGCGGGACGACCATGTCGCCGTAGTCGGCAGGCCGCTCAGCCACGCGCTCCTCGGCGGTGCGCGGTGGATCGACGAGAGCGACCGGGCTGCCGGGCTCGGCCGTCAGCGCGGAGTTGGTCTCCAGGTTCCACTTTTCGTTAGCCATGGTCTTCTTCGCTTTCCGGGCGTGCCTTGCCGGCAACGGGCGGGATGAGGGTTTCGCGGGGAACCGGCGGCGGGTCGTCGGGAAGGTACTTGGCGATCAGCCGGAAAATGACGAGGCCGATAGCACTGACGAAGATGGACAGCATCTGCGCCGCAACGTCGCTCATGTTCATGGGCGCTCCCGCAGGTGACGAAGCCATGCCGAGAGCGCGGCGATGGAAATGCCCAGGAACGCGGCGACGTTGGCGAACTGCATCCACGGGGTGGCCGGCGAGTTGATCAGGGAGATCGAGGCGAACGCCAAGAGGTACGCGCCGAGATAACCCATCAGGCCCAGGCTCGATGTCTTGAGGGAGTAGACCATCGAGGCGAGGCCGAGGACGATGCCGAGGGTGGTGTAGGCGAGCGCGATGCAGTACGCGGTGCTGTCGACGTGGGAATCCACGACGCTAAAGGGCGTCGACCCCAGTGCCTTTTGCAGGGCAGCGGCAGCCGTGAAGATGCTGAGCCCGACGCCCAGGAGCTTCTTGGTTACTGCTGGCGGGTAGATGTACCCGCTGATGTGTCGTGTCACGTCAGATCCCGAGGTTGAAGTGGGGCGCGGGGGTGGCCACGTAGTTGGGGGTGGTCACGGCGCGGCCGTCCGGCGTGTGCTTGACGGGGTCCTCGTGGATGCCGTACCAGCGGTCGTCCAGGTCACGGCGCACGGCGTAGGTGGTGGCCTCGACCAGGCCGCCCCGGTCGGTGACGACCTTCTTGTAGGCGCCGTCGGTGAGGCCCTCGTTGAGATCCCCGGTGAGAGAGCGCTCGTTTGCGTAGCTCACTTCGTCCCACCCGCCTTCTTCTTCGCGGCCACCTTTTTCGCGGCCTTCTTCGTGGGCTTGGGTTGCGTCTTCTTACGGCGCAGCCACTTGAAATTGATCCGGGGGAGCCGCATTACTTGTCCCCCAGCTTTCTGACGGCGGGAGCGGCCCTCTTCTTCGAGGAGCCGGATGTCACGCCGGCGCCCATGGTTCGGGCGACGGAAACTCCCGCAGTGAATTCGGAGTTGGTGGACGGCGCCCTCGGGGCGTACGCGCCCTTGGTGCGCTGGTCCTGAAGGTTCGCCTTGCCGTGGGTGACGCCGGTGATGTTGTCGCCCCGGCCGGTTCGGCGGCGGTCGGTGGAACGGGTGGCCTTGGGCATGTCACATCACTCCCAGAGCGGGGTACGAGGTCGCGGAATAGCCGGACTGGCGCTGGCTGTAATCGACGCGGCTGCCGGGGTAGATGTCGTCCAGGCGCGCGATGTCGGCGATTCCGGGAATGTGCTGCCGGTATCCGAAACGGGGCGGAACCCGGCCGATGTTGGGGATCGGTGGTTTCATGCGGCGTACGGCGTCGGGCGGGAGGTCGGTCCACTCGCGCAGGTAGTTGGTGACCTGCTGCTCCTGGAGCGTCGACCACGGCCGGCGCGCGTAGAGGGAGTCCTGCTGAAGCACGGCGTCACCTCCAGGCCGGCTTGAAGCGCATGAGCTGCGCTCGCCGGGCTTCGTTGACGGCCGTGAATGGCGGGGTGACTTCCTGTGTGTAGACCCTTTGTGCGGTCGCGAAGCGTGCCTGGGTGGCGACGAGGGTCTCGGACTTGCCGTCGTTGACCAGGGGCGAGCCGACGAAGGAGCCGCGCTGGGTCCACTTCTCGCCGCGTGCCTGGGCTTCGAGGGCTGCGGTGGGGTTGACGTCGTCGGTCCAGTAGTAGTCCGCCGGGTCGATCCGCTCTCCCTTGTGCACGCCCCTTTGGTAACTGCGCTGGGTGGCGCGGTTGCCGATGGAGTTCAGGAGGCGATCCTGGCGGCGGGTGCCCGCGCCGATCGTCCCGAGGTAGCCGTCGGGGTACTCGGCGGACGGGACGTGGCCGGTCTCCATGAGACGGCGGGCGTCGAGGATGTCGCGGGCCCCGGTCATCAGGTAGCCGCCGGAGCCCCCGGTGTACGTCATTCCCCCGGCAACCGGCGCCTGGTAGGGCGGGTTGTAGGAGAGGTTGGCGTTCGCGCCTGCGCGGTTGGGGTAGCTCATGACTTGTTCCACCCCTGACTGGGCTTGTAGAGGGGGTTGCCGGAGCGAGCCGGGTCGGTGGCGACCTTGTTGACGGACTGGAAGGCGCGGGCGCCCAGGCCGATGGCCAGGCCGCCGTAGCGCGCGGTGCGTCCGGCCCAGGCCGGCGCCTGGGCGGCCGGGGCGCTGGGCGGTGCGGCGGGAGCAGGCGGCTGGTTGGGCGTGGACGGACCTGGGGACGAAGGTGCGGGGCTGGCCGGTGCGGGGCGGGCCGCTGCCGGGGTGGGTCCCGGCGGCGCTCCGAAGCGCTGGCCGGCGGCCCTGTAGGCGGCGCCGTTGATGGTCACCGGTGGCCGCGCCGACGACGGCGCAGAGGAGGCGGGGGCGGCGGGGCTGGGCCAGCGGGTCGGGCTGGGCCCGGCGGCCGAAGGGGAGGAGGGGCTGGCCGGGGAGGGGCCGAGCATGCTGATTTCCGGCTGGCTCCAGTTGCTCCGGGCCGGGCCCGACGCGGGCTGCGCAGCCTCCGGGGCGGGAGTAACGCGCTGGCCGCGCACGGCCGGGTTGCTCATGCCGGGAAGTGCGTGCTGGGAGGTGCGGAACTGAGAGGCGTTGAAGGTGGGAGCGGCAGGCCCCTGGGGGTTGCGGACCTCGTCGGCCTGGAAGAGGGACAACTGCTGGCCCTGCGGCCGGGGGGCCGGTGCGGGGGCCGGGTCCGGCTGCGGTGCGGGGGCGACGCGGTAGGAGCGCATGGCCTGGTCGCCGAACCCGCGAAAGGCAGGCTGGCGGAACTGGCGCGGGTTGAGATCGGCCATGTCACCTCCAGGTGGAATTGGCTCCGTACTCGAACTCGGTGAGGGCCGGGCGGCGGTCGAGCCCGGCGTTGAACGCGAACGAGGAATCGGCCTGCTGGTCCATGTCCGGGCGGCTGGGCGCCACGGCGAGGGAGCCGTTGGCGGCCGAGCCGGTCAGCGGCAGGGACGCGGTGCGGGGGCTGCTGGGGGAGGTGGCGCCAGTGCTCATGAGCGGGCCCACCCCAGGTCATCGGCGGGTGCCGGAGCCGGTGCCGAGGCGGGGGCTGCGTTGCTGCCGTTGTTCATGGCGCGGGCCGCAGCCGAGCCAAACTGCATGCCGGAGAGCACCCGGCTGCCGGTGCCGGCGGCCGAGCTGGTGCCCGCGCTGATGGCGCCCGAGCTGGCGGCCGAGGTCACGGCGGAGCGAGCAGCAGTACCGGTGACAGCGCCGACGGCCTCGGTCGCGGCTGCCCTGCCGAGCAGGCCAGCGATGAGCGGCAGCATGGGTCAGCCCGCCTTGTAGCCGGTCGAACCTCCGCTGCGGAAGTTCTCCTGCTCGCCGAAGGCCGAGCGCACCTGGCGGATGCTGGTCGTGGCGCAGCAGGGGCAGCCGGGACCGTGGTACGAGCGGGCGACGCTGACGACACCGGTCGGGCCGTAGGTCTCGGAGGCCGAGGTGGTGCGCTGGCTGCGGTTGGCCTTGTTCTTCACCGTGGGGTCGGTGCCCTTGGCGAGGCCGGAGCGGGACCGGGAGGTGCCGTTCGTCGGGCGGGCCCAGGTGACGCGGTGCGATTCGCTGCCCATCGTCGGGAATTCGCCGGTGCTCAGGCTGCTGACGACGTTGGTCTTGCCTCGGTTGGGCGGGGTCCAGTGCTGGCTCATGTTCTCCTCCGCGCGGCGGTCGGGGCCCTGGAGAGTCTGAACACGAGTGCTGTACGAATTGGGGGTGAGCGGGCCTGCTCTCGGGAGTTTAGGTCCCGGATTTTTGCGGCGAATATTTCACGAGCCCATGACGCGGATCGCGATGCCGAGGAGTTCCCCTTCCGGGGACTTGCTGCGGAAGAAGGTGATCTCTTCGGTGAGGCTCGTTCCGAACGAGGAGACGAAGCTCTGGGCGATGGGAATTGCCTTCACCGACTGGTTGATGGCACCGGCGCCCACGGCTTTCAGGACGACTTGATGGCCGGCCTTGATGGCGTGGGCGATGGCGGAGCCGAGTTCGGGCGGAGGCGTTGTCGACTTGACGCGGAACTCCTTCTCGGAGACAGCATCGGACTGAGTCTGCACGATGATTGCTCCCTGCATTTTGATGCGATGCAGGGAACGTAAGCGGCAGCAATTACTTCTGGTTATTCAGCCTTTTTTGCTGCGGGAAGGCTTGGGATTGCGGATGCCGTCGATGACTTCCTGCTGGAACTTCAGCTCGGGCGGCTGGGGATCGGCCAGGGCCTCGGCGATGCGGGCGAGCGTGTAGGCGTCGGCCGCGTCGTGGTTGCTGGCCTGGTGCTTCCAGCGCATGTAGACCGCCAGCAGCATCTTGTCCTTGTCGGCGCGGCCGGAGCCGGTCACGAACTTCTTCACGGTCGTCGGTGCGACGGCGTGGATGCGCCGGTCGATGTGGTCGGGGAAGACTTCGGCGAGAGCCAGCTTCATCGCGGCGCCCAGCTCGCCCAGCTCCTCGCGCCGGTACCGGGCGCCGTAGGCGTAGCCCTCGTAGCAGATGTGTGTGATCTGTCCGAGGACGCTGATCCGCTCGAAGTGCACGTACAACACGTGGTGCACGTACTGGATACGGTCAATGCCGGTGCCGGCCGCCTTGGGGGAGAAGTCATAGACGGTTTCCGTCGCGGTGCCGGAGGTGGCGTCGTAGCGCACGATCGCGCAGCCGGAGTAGGACTGGTCGATACCGATGGAGATGCGCGACATCAGACCCCCCAGCGGTGGGCGCGGGTTTCGGTGTCGCGGGAGTTCTGCCGGCGGGAGAGGTCGCGGGAGCAGAAGCTGGCGCGGGACTCCGCGTTCTTGTGGACCATCTCCAGGGCCTCGCACAGGCTGAGGGCTGCGACGTGCTTCTCCTCGTCGGCCTGGACCTGGGAGTCGGCGGCTGCGGCGGCTTTGCGGCCGGCGACGGTCTTCTCCATGGACGCGTTCAGGGAGGCGGTGGCCATGGAGTGGTTCAGGTTCTGCTTGAGGGACTTCTCGTTCGCGCGGGCCTCGACCAGGCGCATGGCCGCATACGCGGTCCACGAAACGAACTGGCCGTAGAGCGCCATGAGTTGCTGGTCGGTCAGCTCGGTGATGTCGCGCGGCAGAGCAGGGAGGTAGCCGTCAGGGCGCTCTTCCTTTTCGAAGCCCATTGCTTCGAGTTCGTCCCAGAGGCGTTCGGCGGCAGTGGTCACTTCTGCTCCTTGAATTCCAGGCACGAGGGGCAGCCGATACGGCCGTTGATGTTGCAGTGGGGTGCGACGTCGGCGTGAACGCAGTCGACGATTGCAGCGGCAGCTTCGATGAGCGGCTCGGAGAACTTCTCGTCGAAGGTGACGATGAATGACTTCGTTTCCTGGGTGGATTTGAAGTCGTAGAAGAAGATCGTGCGGTCGACTTCGAGATCCTCGAAATGCACGCTCAGGTACATGTAGAGCTGGACCTGGCGCACGGCAGAGGGAAGCGGCCGGCGGAAATCGCGCCATAGGCGGGTGAGGTCGGGCAGCTTCCCGAACTCGTCGGTTTCGACCGTGTAGCGCTCAAGAAATTCAGGGCGCTCGTAGCGCAAGCTGCCGAGCCCCAGGGTCTTGATCTCGATGAGCGCGTTGTCGTGGGGGCTGTAGCCGTCCGCCTTGCCTCCGATGCGGAGGGGGTGGGCGTTGAGGGGGACTTCGGCGTACTCGATGCACCGGCGGGAGGCGGAGCAGAGCTGGCAGCAGGTGGGCGTCTCGTCGTCCCAGAACACCTGGTCGCAGGCCAGGCAGTGCCAGTCACCTGCCAGGCGGCCCATCTCGGTGAGCCAGCGCTGCCACTTGGTGTGGGTCTCGTGCCCCTCCTGGAAGATGTTCTCCCGGGTGAAGCTGGTCTTCCTGCGGTCGGCCGGCTCGACTTCCAGGCGTAGGCGGTGGAACGCCGCGAGGTGGCACCAGTCCGGCTTCACCATCTCGCTCGGGTGGAGGACGTCCTGGCGCCGGCCGGAGGGCTTGAGGGCTTTCTCCAGGACGTGCTTTTGTACGTCCCCGTAGAGAGGCTCCACGCTCTTGGCCGCGTTCAGGTACTCGGTGAGCGCATGTCCGCCCTTTACGACGCGGCTGGCCACTGGGTCTCCTCGTTGCTCGGCGGTTCTGGTTCTCCCGGGGCGTGCCATATCCAGCGCTCGGGCATTCCGGGGTTGCGCATGCGCATATCCAGGCGGTCCTTGGCGGTCATGCCGCCCCAGATGCCGAAGTTCTCCTTGTTGAACATGGCGACGCGGAGGCATTCCGTACGGCGGGGGCAGATCCGGCCGTCGTAGGTTCCGTTGCAGATGTCGAGGGCGAGGGCTTCGTCCTCGAAGAACACGTCGCGATTGCGGGTCGGGGTGAGGGAACCGTCACGGCATTTCGCCTCCCCCCGGTGGTGTGTCTCGCTCCAGTTGGGTGCGTTGACGACGGCGCGAATTCCCATCACGTGTCCTCCTCGCGTTCAATGAGGCGCAGGAACGTTTCTCTGGAGAGGACGACCCAGGTGCGGCCTTGCATCTCGATGGCGAAAGCCATGTCGCGCAGGTCGAGGAGGGCGTTCTTCTCGGCATTGACCAGGTCGCGGTGGGTGAGGGAGAAGCGGGCGGCGGCCGTGGTCTTGCATTCGATGGACCACTGCTTGTTGCGGACGTCGTTCTTGACCGCCCAGCCATTTCCGCTACCGGCTACGGTGCTACCGCCGATGTCCTTGGCGAGCTTCTTCTCCTGGGTGCGGGAGGCTTTGATTCGGCGGTCCATCAGCCCTCGCTCGTGCGGATCGCGGCCATCACGTCGGCGCTGAGCTGCTGTTGGAGGTCGAGGTCTTCCCGCATGGCGCCGGCCATTTTCTTGTCGCCGTGCCACTGGTAGTCGCCGTACTTGTACCAACTGCCGTCGAGGCGAATGAGGCCGTGGTAGATGCCCTGCGTGATGAGCTGGGAGGCGAGGTCGTATTCACCCGCGTAGATCCCCGTCGAGCTGTTGGCGAAGTAGAAGCGGAGCGTGGCGACTTGCTGCGGGGCGGAGACCTTGGACTTGAGGGTCTTGACCTTGATGACCTGACCTACGCGTACCGATCCGCCAGCGGGCCGCTTCTCGTCGATCCACTCCGTGCGGGAGGTCTCCAAGCGCGTGTAGTACGCGTAGTTCTTGGCCTTGCCGCCCGGAGAGGTCTTGGGAGTGCCGCCGGCCGGTGCCCAGGCTCCGATCTGGTCGCGGAACTGGTTGACGATCAGCGCCAGGAGCGGCCGTTCCTGCTCGACGAGGGAGCGGCGGGTGGCCTGCCCCACCTTGCGGAAGAATTTCCCCGTGACCCGGGCCCCGCTCGCCATGGTCGACTCGTCCATGTCCTTGGCGTCCTCGTCGTCTGCGACCAGGGCCGGGTAGGAGTCGAGCACGATCGCGTCCACGGCCCGTGACTCGGCCGCCTTGATCATTTCCGTGTAGGCGTCTTCCATCGCGTTCGTCTCGAAAACAACGACGCGGTCAACATCGACCCCGAGAGTCATGGCCCACTCGTGGTCGTAGCCTTCTGCGGCGACCCAGAATGTCGTGAAGTCGGGATTCTGCTGCTGATTCGCTGCGATGGTTTTGTGGACGATGGTTGTCTTGCCTGACGATTCGGCGCCGAGGATCTCGTTCCACTGATTTCCGGGCCACCCTCCCCCGAGCATTACGTCGAGGGAGAGTGACCCGGAAGGGAATCGGGGAACGGCAGGCATCTTCGATGCGAGAACTACCGATCCGGCGCCGTACTTCTTGTTGATCCGCGCCATGAGAGCGCGGGTCTCATCACTGAGCGGCATCCCCAAACCGTATGAAACGGAAAAAATACCGCACAGGGCCAAATGGGTGGCCTATTTTTAGATGTCCTTACACCCGGCTGGCTCATCGTCGGTGCCGGGACAGACGTGCGTCCAAGCGGGTTCAGCACCGTCCGGACCGATGCTGGCCGCAGGAATGCGCGGCGTTTCCTTCGGTGCATCGCCCGGAGTGTCTCCGAAAGCAATCAGGTACAGGCCGACAGCGATAAGGCTGGCACCGACGATGAGAAGTACGGCACGCATGGGATCTCCTTGGACGAATTGGTGCCTGGTGGGGGGTCAGAGCCGGCCGATGATGGTCTGCGGGTTGTAGCCGCTGCCCTTGGCCTGGTGCAGCGAGACCCTCTGGGGCGCCGAGCTGTTGTTGGCGATGGCGACGCCCTGCGTGGAGTTCTGGACGGGCCACCCGCAGTCGAAGCACTGGGCCATGGCGTTGGGTGTGGGGCGCCAGTAGTGCTCGCCCTGGCAGGAGGGGCACCGCTCCGACTGCTTGGCGGACTGGGCGCGCTCGGTCTGGTACTCGCGCTGCACCTGCTGGGGGTCGTTCTGGGGCACGGTCGGAGGGGTCTCGGGCTGCACGTAGGTGGGGTGGGCCCACCACGGCGTGCCGGCCGGGGTGAGGCCGGCCTGCTGGCGGGGCTGAGGCTGGCCGCCCTGGGCCTCGCGGATCTTGTTCAGCCAGAAGTCACTGCTCATGAGTTGTCTCCGATTTCCAGCGTTCCGTTTTCCAGAAGGTGAGCGATAACGGCGGTACAGGCGGTACGGCTGACGAATAGGAACATCGCCTTCGAGCGTTCGTCGATGTCCTGTCCGCCGTCGCTCAGGTGGGTGAGTCGGCGCAGGACATCCGCCGCGACATCGGCGTGCGAAATAGCCTCGGCTGCCACTGGCAGGAACCGTTCGATGCGCCTGTGGGACTGGATGTGTTCGACCTCGTCCACATCGGGGCCGGCCGGGACCAGTCCGAGCAGTAGGCACACCTCGTCGAAATCGCTGCACGCGACAATGTCGCGGAGCATTCCTCGGAAGAGCGCGGGTGCTGAAGTCTCGATGTCGGGCATGGTTCCAGCCTAGGTCGGGGAATTATTTCGCTTCAGACCAGCGATCACAGATTTTTACGTCCGTGGTGACGGGTACGGAGAGGAGCTGCATTCCTTCGCCGGCCATTGCCTCGTGCAGAACCTTGGCGCCTTCTTCGGCGATATCGGCCGGGCACATCGCGGCGATTTCGTCGTGCACGGTGAGGAGGATCTGCATGTCCGGCAGCAGATTTTTGTGGAGGCGTGTCAAGGCGAGCTTGGTCATGTCGGCGTTGGAGCCCTGGATGTGGCTGTTGACGACCTGCCGTTCGGCCTTGGCGCGGCGGCCGTTGTCGTAGCTGAGCAGGTCGGGCAGGCGCCGCTTGCGGCCGAGGAGGGTACGCAGGTACGGATCCGGCCGACGAGAGCGGACCGTTCGCAGGAGCTTGCGCTTGTAGGCGTAGACCTCCGGGAACTGCTTCTCGTGGGTCGAGAGGATTTGCTTGGCGCGGCGCAGCGAGGTGTGCGACATGTCCGCCACCTTTTGGGGTCCTGCGCCGTAATTGATCGCGAAGGCAATAGCTTTGGCGACCTGGCGCATTTGCTTAGTGACGTCCTCGGGGGCGACACCGAAGACCGCGCTCGCGGTGGCCGTGTGGGCGTCGATGTTGTCCCAAAACCCTTGCCACAAAGCGCCCTTGCCTGCGAAGTGCGCCAAAATGCGCTGCTCGATCTGGGCGTAGTCCGCGACGAGGAGCTTGAAGCCCGGGATCGGGTCGACCAGGTCACGGATGGCTTTTCCCCACACCGTTTCGGCCCTCGGCCAGTTCTGCACATTGGGGGTTGAGCATGAGAAGCGGCCGGTAACGGTCCCGTATTGTTTGAGCATGGGGTGGATGCGACCGTTGAAGATCTGGGTGGGCTTATCCTCTTCCGGATTTCCCAAGTACCCCTCCACGTAGGTGGAGAGAATTTTGCTGACGTCCTGGTAGCCGAGAAGGGCGCTGACGAAATCGTTGCGGCCTTTGTAGGGTTCCAGGGCTTCGGCGTCCGTGGACGGGGCGCCTTTCTTGGTCAGCTTCCGAGGCTTGAGACCCTGCTCCTCATAGAGGATCTTCTGCTTTTGCGGTGTGGAGTTGATGTTGAAAACCTTGCCGGCGGCCCTGTAGACCTCGGCTTCGGCGTGCTCCATCTCGCCGCGCAGGCGGGTGCGCAGTTCCTTGAGGGCGCTGATGTCGACGGGGACGCCCTTGCCCATGTGGAGCAGACAGTGCAAGACGTCCATCTCCAGGGCCCACATGTCCTCCAGGCCCTCGGCCGTGATCTTCGGCCGCATGTCCTTCCACTGGAGCCAGGTGGTGCGGCCGTCGAGCCACGCGTACTCCTGGACCTGGCCGAAGGGGTGTTTCTCGACGCACTTTCCGGTGTCGTCGTGGTCGTAGTCGAGGTTGTACCGCTCGCGGTCGAGAGCCTTGAGCCCGATGAGCCTGTTCTCGTTGAGCATCCACGCGGCGACGATGGTGTCCCCATAGGGCGGGGGCGGAAATCCACGGTCCGGGAAGTACTTGGCGACGCTCAACAGGTCGAAAGGGGCGTTGTGGGCGACCTTGGTGCGGTCGGAGAAGAAGAGGTTCTCCAGCGCGCCGAAGACCTGGCTGGGGCGAAGCTGCTTGGGGGGCTCGTCGAACAGCGCCGGGAGGTGCTCCCACTCGCCGGTCTGCTTGTTTTTCCTGCGTGTGGCTTTCCGCAGGAGGTTGTAGCCGTTGGGGTGGCCGAGCGGAATGACCGAGCATGCGCCGTCGGTGGACAGGGAAAGCCAGGTGACTTCGTTGACGGCCGGCACGCCCCGGTGCGGCCCAGAGGTTTCGACGTCGAATGCGAACCCGTCGCGCGCCTCGAAGTACTCGATGACGTCATGGAGTTGGTCGGTCGTGGTGACGAGCTGGTGCACGGAACGTCCCCTGGAGTCGAGAAGCGGCCCGCCCCGGGGTGTGGGCTTCACCCGGGGCGGGCGGTCGGCGGGGGCTGGGCTCAGCTCTCCATGA
This is a stretch of genomic DNA from Streptomyces sp. NBC_00285. It encodes these proteins:
- a CDS encoding WhiB family transcriptional regulator, encoding MGIRAVVNAPNWSETHHRGEAKCRDGSLTPTRNRDVFFEDEALALDICNGTYDGRICPRRTECLRVAMFNKENFGIWGGMTAKDRLDMRMRNPGMPERWIWHAPGEPEPPSNEETQWPAAS
- a CDS encoding stage V sporulation protein S — translated: MQTQSDAVSEKEFRVKSTTPPPELGSAIAHAIKAGHQVVLKAVGAGAINQSVKAIPIAQSFVSSFGTSLTEEITFFRSKSPEGELLGIAIRVMGS
- a CDS encoding fibronectin type III domain-containing protein; this translates as MANEKWNLETNSALTAEPGSPVALVDPPRTAEERVAERPADYGDMVVPPKPTWYKTAEGEDTGAGRVQPREIQLYWHSNIGEIAAHSQMPPMPPLPDAGGYNLGSRGLDHIYIAGHRVTVVGEGDVIVPGGDTDALVTGYWDRTDPVHPQWTRIEPETEYTITVEAYNDDNVYGPASDELTVTTPAIGFDQQHNTIPPGPVNDLQFGGPLPVITSSGGGAVTLRWNKQLNVTKYEVYNNASRETDVPMDLSRPGLNEGDVKLGEINQPGGTSQTVTFTTPNFTTPDQRLALKVRAVRTDANGTATGPFSTVLRSQIPPATAAPGKAGTPTLTVSPIVGGQVKLTLVAPSIGSVNGSPTYYAVYDGTRKVATVDAPLGTAPHVTLSYQAAQAYSFTVVAGNSLGVGPASNALAGTVPVPAAPVAPTGLALDGAVSTTSVPVHWNAITMDPPVTKYSLYEGATKKADVFAPNTEGTVTGYTAGQNYSITVSATNSVGESVKSTALTGKTNAVPGAPTGVGVTNVTTTGMDVAWTAPAGAQPAVTNYKVYDGTTLKATVPAPAAGTTLTGFTPDTAYSITVAAVNTVGEGVKSSPAVTGTTPAS
- a CDS encoding DNA polymerase, with the protein product MHQLVTTTDQLHDVIEYFEARDGFAFDVETSGPHRGVPAVNEVTWLSLSTDGACSVIPLGHPNGYNLLRKATRRKNKQTGEWEHLPALFDEPPKQLRPSQVFGALENLFFSDRTKVAHNAPFDLLSVAKYFPDRGFPPPPYGDTIVAAWMLNENRLIGLKALDRERYNLDYDHDDTGKCVEKHPFGQVQEYAWLDGRTTWLQWKDMRPKITAEGLEDMWALEMDVLHCLLHMGKGVPVDISALKELRTRLRGEMEHAEAEVYRAAGKVFNINSTPQKQKILYEEQGLKPRKLTKKGAPSTDAEALEPYKGRNDFVSALLGYQDVSKILSTYVEGYLGNPEEDKPTQIFNGRIHPMLKQYGTVTGRFSCSTPNVQNWPRAETVWGKAIRDLVDPIPGFKLLVADYAQIEQRILAHFAGKGALWQGFWDNIDAHTATASAVFGVAPEDVTKQMRQVAKAIAFAINYGAGPQKVADMSHTSLRRAKQILSTHEKQFPEVYAYKRKLLRTVRSRRPDPYLRTLLGRKRRLPDLLSYDNGRRAKAERQVVNSHIQGSNADMTKLALTRLHKNLLPDMQILLTVHDEIAAMCPADIAEEGAKVLHEAMAGEGMQLLSVPVTTDVKICDRWSEAK